The sequence below is a genomic window from Thalassobaculum sp. OXR-137.
TCTCGTTGATCAGGCTGAGCAGGTGTTCGCCGCTGCGCTTGATGTCATGGACATATTCGTTGGACCGGTCGCGCCCGAGCCGCTCCAGCCCGAGGGTCGTCAGCATGTCGGCGAAGCCGATGATCGCGTTGAGCGGCGTGCGCAGTTCATGGCTCATATGGGCCAGGAAATGATCCTTCGCTTCGTTCGCCCGATAGGCCTCCTCCAACTGGTCGCGCAGCCGGTCGGACAGCCGGACCAGTTCCTCGTTCGCCTGCACGATCTCCGACATGTCGTGGGCCGTGGCGGTGACCATGGGCTCGCCGCCGATCTGGTAGCGCGCCAGCGAGATCAGGGCCGGGAAGCTGCCACCGTCCTTGCGGCGGGCGCGCACGATGCGCAGCGCCGACATCGGCCCCGGCGCGGAATCGGGGTCGGCGATGTAGTTGCGGACCAGTTCCACATGCGCCTTGCGGGCGTTCACCGGCACGAGTTCGTGGATCGAGCGGCCGAGGATCTCCTCGCTGCTCCAGCCGAAGAGGCGGACGGCGGCGTCGTTGAAGCTGGTGATCCGCTGCCGGGAATCGACCGATAGGATGGCATCGGGTGCGGCCGCCAGGATTGCCTCGATCTGATCGCGGCCCTCGGCGATCACCTGCCGGGCGAGGACCTGTTCGGTGACGTCGTCCTGCACGCCGATGAAATGGGTGATGTCGCCGTTGCGGTCGCGGATCGGCGAGAGGTTCAGGGTGTTCCACAGGATCGTGCCGTCCTTACGCCGGTTGCGCAGGGTCACCGTGCACGGCTCGCCCGTGGCGAGGGCGCGTCGAACGATGTCGAGCTCCGGCTGGTCTTCCAGACCCGCGTTGAGAAAGCGGCAGTTCCGGCCCAGCACTTCATGGGGCCGATAGCCGGTGATCTCAGTGAAGGCGCTGTTGATATAGACGGTCGGATAGTCGTCCGCGGCCTCGGCGATCAGAACGCCGCACACGGCCGAATCCAGGGCGGCGCTGTTCAGCTCGACCTGGCTCTGGAGTTCCTGCTCTCGGGTGACATCGATGTTCACCCCGATAAGGCGCCTCGAATCGACGTAGCCGTCGCTGCTGACGCAGAGTCCGTGGCTGCGGATATACCGCACCTCGCCGTCCGGCGTGCGGATGCGGAACAGGCTCTTGAACGGGGCCTGCGACCCGGCGGCGGCAGCCAGTTCCGCTTGCACCCGGTCGCGGTCTTCCGGGACCACCCGCTCCAGGAACGCGTCCCGGGTGCGGTCGAAACGATCCGGCGTCACGCCCATCAGGTCGTGTTGAACGGGATCCCAGGTGAGCTTGCCGGTGTCCACCTCGCTGACCCAGACGCCGATGCCCCCGGCCTGGCGGGCCAGGGCGGATGTCCGCAGGGTCAGGGCGTAGCGGTCGCGGTCGGCGCAGATCCGCTGAAGGAACTCGATGATCAGACCGAGCATGGTCACGCCGACCGTGTTGCCGATCAGCAGGACCGGCCAGTAGGTCTGCAACACCGTCAGTCCGGTTTCGACCGGCTGGCCGATGAAGAAGGCCGGCAGCGCAGCGGCGGTAGCGATCAGGGACAGGGCGAGAAATCCGAGCAGCCCTTGCCGCGTGTGGTTGCGCCGGCGGGCGATCTCCGCATAGACGGCGCCCGTCACGGCGAAGAGTACCATGCTGATCACGCCGCTGATCGCCGCGCCTCCGCCGACGACCATCCGGGTCGCCGCGGCCAGGGCGGCGGCGACGAGGCCGCCGACGGGGCCGGCGAAGTAGCCCGCCAGAACCAGCGGACCGGCCCGCGTGTCGAAGGTCGCGCCGAAGGGGCCGTGGAGGGGGGCGGCGACGACGAGGATCGAGATGCTTCCCAGAAGGAGCCCGATCAGCAGCTGCCGTCGGACACCCTGCTCCGGAAAGCTGCGGTATTGGGTCAGAAGGATCAGCATGAGCGCGCCGAGGCTGAGAAGCCCGATATTCTTGATCACCGAGAGCGCGAGGATCATGCGAGCCTATCCCTCCTGCATGGCGCCGACGCCGGTCCCTAAGACGGGCGACAATCCGCGCAGCGGTGGGGCGAACGGTAGCGGACAGGCGCTCAAGCCCTGGGAGCAGGCATATGGCATCTGCTCTGAGTGCAGGCGGTCCACCGTTCGTCTCCTGCTTGTGGCAAGCTTAACGCGAGTTAGTGCAGTCAAGAATCATTTTAATTGGTAAAAAAGTTCTTAAAATATTCTTCAAAAATGAACGTGACCATGGGATCGGTCGCTGCGAGCCGCGGATCCCGCCGGGAACCGTCCAGCCAAAGAAAAAGACCGGGCCGCGATGGCCCGGTCTTCTCCCGATGGTTCGGCGATCCGCTTAGTAGCGGTAGGTCTCCGTCTTGAACGGGCCGTTGGTGGTCACGCCGATATAGGCCGCCTGCTCTTCCGACAGCTTGGACAGGTTGGCGTTGATCTTCTTCAGGTGAAGTTCCGCAACCCGCTCGTCCAGCTTCTTCGGCAGAACGTAGACCTGCTTGTCGTACTTGCTGTGGTTCTTCCACAGCTCGATCTGCGCCAGGGTCTGGTTCGAGAACGAGGCGCTCATCACGAAGCTGGGATGGCCGGTGGCGCAGCCCAGGTTCACCAGCCGGCCCTCGGCCAGCAGGATGATGCGCTTGTCGTCCGGGAACACGATCTCGTCGACCTGCGGCTTCACGTTCTCCCACTTCATGTTGCGGAGACCGCCGACCTGGATCTCGTTGTCGAAGTGGCCGATGTTGCAGACGATCGCCCGGTCCTTCATCGCCCGCATGTGGTCGACGGTGATGATGTCCTTGTTGCCCGTGGCGGTGACGAAGATGTCGGCGCGCGGCGCGGCCTCTTCCATCGTCACGACCTCGTAGCCTTCCATCGCCGCCTGCAGGGCGCAGATCGGGTCGATTTCGGTCACGATGACGCGGGCGCCGGCGTTGCGCAGCGACTGGGCGGAACCCTTGCCGACATCGCCGTATCCGGCGACGCAGGCGACCTTGCCGGAGAACATCACGTCGGTCGCCCGGCGGATGCCGTCGGCCAGGCTCTCGCGGCAGCCGTACAGGTTGTCGAACTTCGACTTGGTGACGCTGTCGTTCACGTTGATGGCCGGAACCATCAGTTTGCCCTTCTTGGCCATCTCGTAGAGACGGTGCACGCCGGTGGTGGTCTCCTCCGACACGCCCTTCACGTCCTTCATGAGCTCGGGAAATTCCTCGTGCATCATGATCGTGAGGTCGCCGCCGTCATCCAGCAGCATGTTCGGGCGCCAGCCGTCCGGACCCTCGATGGTCTGGCGGATGCACCACTCGTATTCCTCTTCCGTCTCGCCCTTCCAGGCAAAGACCGGGATGCCGGCGGCGGCGATGGCCGCGGCGGCCTGATCCTGGGTCGAGAAGATGTTGCACGACGACCAGCGGATCTCGGCGCCGAGCGCGATCAGCGTCTCGATCAGCACGGCGGTCTGGATGGTCATGTGCAGGCAGCCCGTGATCCGCGCGCCCTTGAGCGGCTTCGACGGCCCGTACTCCTCGCGGATGGCCATCAGGCCCGGCATTTCGGTCTCGGCGATCGCGATCTCGCGGCGGCCCCAGCCGGCCAGGGAAATGTCGGCGACCTTATAGTCGGTGAACTCGGCCATGAATGTCCTCGTCTCCTGTCTAACAGAGCGTGCTCAGGCGGCTATGGTGCCCGCGCCCGAGCGTCTCGCTCGCATCGATGTCGGCCTCGCCGCTGCGTATAACAAGGCCCGGCGGGATGGGCAAGGAGAGGGGGCGGTCCTCAGGCCGGCCGCATCGATTTCGCCATGTCCATCGAAGTCGGCTCGCTGAAGCCCGGATGCGCCTTGCGGCCGGTCTCCGCGTAGCCGAGATGGCGGAACAGGGCGATGTTGTCGGTCAGCAGCAGGCGCACCCCGAGGGTCACCCGATCGTGATCCTGGGCCAGGCCGAACGCTTCAACCGCCTCGATCAGGGCCCGGGCGATGCCCTTGCCGGTCAGCGCCGGATCGACGGCCAGCCGGTCGAGATAGAGCGATCCGTCCGCCTTGGGATCTGCACACACCGCGCCCACGATCTCCCCGTCCAGGCGCGCCACGAACACCGCCCCGCCCCGGTCGAACCGGGCGGCGAGGGTTTCGGGCGTCTCGTTCATCGCAGCCGAAGGCGGGTCGATCCGGCCGGTCAGGGTGGCGAAGGCGCGGTGGATCACCGCAGCCGCCTCGAACAGATCCCGCGGTGCCGCCGCCGCGACCCGTACCGCCATGCCGTCTCCTATTGCACCCGTAGCGGCCGGGCGTCCGCGCCGACCTCGATCTTCCATCCCTCCATCATCGTTCCCTTCAGGTTCAGGTGGGAAGCCAGATAGAACAGCCGGTCGGTCTCCGGCGTGTTGTAGCCGTTCTGCTTGGCCGTATTGGCCAGCTCGAAGCGCTGGTAGAACCAGGCCGGCTGGAAGGATTGGTAGTAGAAGCGGGCGGTGACGGATTCCACCGACTTGCCCTCCAGCGCCGCCTTGGCGATCCGGTAGCGCAGGCGGTCCGTGCCGGCATTGGGGCTGGCCTTGAAGTCCGGATCGTCGCCGGTGCCGGTCGGTTCGGTCGACTGCATGAACTGGTACAGCAGGTCGCCCTGGTCGGCGATGCCGGCATTGGGGCTCTTGCCGGCGAACTCTGCCGCCGTGACCCAGCCCGCCGGCATCAGCCGGTTGTCCTTCACATGCTCGACCCGGTGGACGAAGGAGGTGGTGAAGGCGCCCTGGGCGTTGCGCACCAGCTCCTCGTAGATCTGCACCTGGGTGTCCTCGGTGATCTCCTGGTAATGCGGCTGGTAGTCGGTGCCTTTCAGAAGCTCGGTGTCGAGCACGATGCCGTGGGTATCGGTGATCAGCCCGCCCTCGTTCGGCCGGCCGGAGGCCCAGATCAGCGAGCCGTCCTCGGCCCAGACCTCCAGCGCGACCCAGGCCCGGCGGAAGGCGACCCCGCTCGGCAGGCGGTGGCCGGTGGTGTTCGTAACCTCCACGTCCACGACCAGATCGCCGTCCGCGTTCATCTCGGCCGACTGCACGGCGACGGTGCCGACCCGTCCTTCGCGGATCGAGGTCGCCATGGCGTTGATCGCCAGATCCGCGCCGGTTTCGGCTCCGGTCTCGTAATCCGTGCTGTCGACCCCGAGGACGTTCGGGAACTGTTTCACCATTTCGATCATGAACCCGTTCAGGCCCACCAGTTCGTGCCGGCTGTAGTCCGCGCGGTGCGGCACCGTGATGTCCTCCGGCGGGAGCTGGTGGTCGGCGGCGGTATAGTCCGCGTCCTGGATCGTCGCGATCTGGCTGACCAGCGGCTTGATCTCGTCGGTCAGGTTGCCGTCCGCGTCCACCGTCCTGAAGCGGTTCGGCATATGGCAGTCCTGGCAGCTCGCGAAGTCCGGTCCCGGTTTGTTGTGTTTGCCCGGGCCGAATTTCGAGTTCAGCCATTCCAGATAGGTCGCCTGCTCGATGCTGTGCGGGATGCCTTGGAAATGTTTGTTCGGCTCGATTGCGGTCAGGATGGGATACTCGTCCTTTGTCGCGCCGATATTCGGCAGGTTGATGGTGTGGCAGGTGCCGCACATCGCCGAATCCTTGGTGAAGGGAGGTTTGCCCTCCCTCATCGGCGGGGCGACCTTCGGAGTGATCCCCATGGCGTTGCGCATCGGTTCGGGGACGATATCGGCCAGCGGGCCCAGCAGCTCGTCCGCTTCGGAGCGTTCGTAAAGTCCGGTGTTGTTGTTGGCGGTGAAGTACAGGAAGGCGTCCGACCAGAGATTGTCGGTCCGGCTGCCGAGCCAGGCCGGGTGGTCTTTCTCGGTCTTTGTCGTCCAGTCCTGAACCGTCTTCTGCGAGGCCGGCGCGATGTGGTGGCAGACCGTGCAGCTGATGCCTTCGCGCGCCAGCTCGCCATAGGCGGCGTCGCCGATGGGGTGATAGGCGGTCGGCGGGATCGGCTGGTTCGGAAAGGGGGTGAAGGGCGGGTTCTTCTCCTGCGCCTCGGTCAGCGGCCGGGTCAGATAGAAGATCTCCGGATTGAACTGCGGGTTCAGGATGCCGTCATGGGGCAGGCTGTGCTTCGCCTTGGCGTTCTGGTCGAGCCCCTTCTGGCGCAGGCCCATGGCGCCGTGGCAGCGCAGGCAGGTGTCGGTCAGGGCCTGCTGGGTCGTCTGAACCGCCGCGGGTCCGGGCTTGCCGTCCTTCAGGGCGCCGTTCTCCTCCAGCAGGATGATCAGCTCGCTCTCGAGCTGGGCGTGGAAGATCGGGTCGCGGCCGGCCAGCCCCATGGGCGACCAGCGCCATTCCCCGAAGGGCGAGATGTTGTAGCCCTCGCCGTACTTGCTCCCGGTGGAGACGAACATCGACACGCCGGACGGCGCGCCGCCGAGCCCGCCATGGCAGCCCATGCAGTTGGACGAGGTCAGATAGTGCTGCGGATCGGAGCTCGGATAGACGTTGTCCGAATATTCAGACGGAAGCGAGAAGCGCGGAATCTCCGCCGGGTCGGGATCCGCCTTCATCCGCTTCAGATCCTGGAACGCGGCAATGAACGCCCGGTTCGGCTTCGGCAGGGGCTTGTCGTGCCGGGGCGCGTCGGCGCGGACGGCGTCCGGCTTGTGCTCGTCCTTGATCGGGGCTCGCGGCGTGAAGAAGGGGCGCTGCTGCGGCGGCAGGTTGAGGGTGGCGAACAGCGCCGTGCGTTCGGCCTCCGGCGCGCCCTCCATGTGCTTGGCGATGATGTCCCAGACCGGTGCGGAGGCACCGCCATCCGTCACCGCCCCCACCTTGGCCTGGGTCAGGTAGTCCTTTGAGCGCCAGGAATTGTCGACCTTGAACTGCAGCGGGATCTCGGCCGGGTCGAAATTGTTTTGCGAGGCGAAGGTGTTGGCGTTCTCGGCGGAGGCGTGGCAGCGGATGCAGGTGCCCACGCCGAAGCCGGAGACCGGCACGCCCTTTCCATCGTCCACGTTGGACGCCCCGTCCGGCTTGTCGAAGGAGTACCCCTTGAACGGGCCGGACCAGAACCAGCCGTCCTTGGAGTCGCCGCCCGTGTCCTGGATCATCAGGGTCCAGCCGACCAGCAGATCGTCGAGCAGCGCCTCGTAGCGGGCCGGATCGCTCTTCAGATAGGGGGTCTCGGCGAGGACGGTATAGAGGGCCGCCGGCGGGGTGAACATTTCCTTCACCAGGATCGCGCCCTGGGGCACCGGGCCCTCGCGCCCGCCGTCGATCCACGTCACGGCCTCCGGCGAGTAGTGGATGCGGACCGCCGGGTGGGTGCCGTAATAGTCGCCGGCGATGAACGGCCCGGTGTCGCGCACCTTGGTATCGACCTTCCAGCCGGGGAGGCCCGCGTAAGCGCGCTGCACAACCCAGGGATAGAGGATGTTCACCTCGTAATCCTGCAGCGGCATGGTGCTAGGCAGGGCGGGAAGCGGCTGCGGGTCGGCCGAGCCGGCGCTCGGCAGGAGCGCCAGTCCGAGGACAAGGCCGGTTATCGTTCCGAGCAACCGTGATTTGCCAACCATCCGCCGTTCCTCCCTTATTTCGGGAAATATGGCATCAGGTCAGTCGCGTGCTGTCAACTGTGGGTGGTCAAGGCTTTCTACTGGAAGAATAAAATATTACTCGGCCGCTTCAGACCGCCCCCCGCAGGCGGTCGCCCAGTTCGCCCATGCGCTCGGCTTCCAGATTGGCGAAGGCGAGGCGCAGATACGGATCCTGGCCGGGGCCGAACACCGTGCCCGGCAGGGCCAGCACGCCGTGTTCCTGCGCCAGCCGCTTGGCGACCGCATGCGCGGTCTCGCCGTCGAAGGGGTGGCGCACATAGGCGAAGTAGGCGCCGGTGGAGACCAGGTCGAAGGCGAGATTGCCAGACGAGAACACGTCCAACAGTGCCTGGCGGCGGCCGGCCATCATCTCGCGCTTCTCCGCCGCCCACCCCCACAGGTGCTGCAGGGCGTAGAGGGCGCCGTCCTGGCCGATCCGGGCGGCACAGATCGACATGGTGTCCATCAGCTTCGCCACCTGCTCGATGAAGCGCGGGCCGGCGATGATCGAGCCGACCCGATAGCCGGTCAGGCTGAACACCTTGGAGAAACTGTAGAGCTGGACCACCGTGTCGCCCCATTTCGAATCGCTGAACAGGGTGTGGCGCGGCTCCGACGGGTCGAGGAAATCCTTGTAGGTCTCGTCCAGCACCAGGGCGATGCCGCGCTCGGCGCAGAGGTCGCGGAACCGGGCGATGACCTCCGGCGGCACCACGGCGCCGGTCGGGTTGTTCGGGCTCACCAGCACCAGGGCGCGGGTCCGCTCGGTGATCAGGGTGGCGGCCTCGTCGGGATCCGGCACGCCGCCGCGATCGGCGCGGAACGGCAGATGCACGCCGGTGACACCGAGGGAGTCGAGCCACATCTGGTGGTTAAAGTAATAGGGCAGGGGCAGGATCACCTCGTCGCCGTGCCGGGCCAGGGCCATGATGGCGAGGCAGTAGGCCTGGTTGCAGCCGGCGGTGATCTGCACGTTGGCCGGCGCCACGCTGCCGCCGTAGAAGCCGCTCATATGCTCCGCCAGGGCCGATTTCAGCGCCGGGGTGCCGGTGATCGGGGCGTATTGCGCGGCCTCGAAGGTGCGG
It includes:
- a CDS encoding PAS domain S-box protein gives rise to the protein MILALSVIKNIGLLSLGALMLILLTQYRSFPEQGVRRQLLIGLLLGSISILVVAAPLHGPFGATFDTRAGPLVLAGYFAGPVGGLVAAALAAATRMVVGGGAAISGVISMVLFAVTGAVYAEIARRRNHTRQGLLGFLALSLIATAAALPAFFIGQPVETGLTVLQTYWPVLLIGNTVGVTMLGLIIEFLQRICADRDRYALTLRTSALARQAGGIGVWVSEVDTGKLTWDPVQHDLMGVTPDRFDRTRDAFLERVVPEDRDRVQAELAAAAGSQAPFKSLFRIRTPDGEVRYIRSHGLCVSSDGYVDSRRLIGVNIDVTREQELQSQVELNSAALDSAVCGVLIAEAADDYPTVYINSAFTEITGYRPHEVLGRNCRFLNAGLEDQPELDIVRRALATGEPCTVTLRNRRKDGTILWNTLNLSPIRDRNGDITHFIGVQDDVTEQVLARQVIAEGRDQIEAILAAAPDAILSVDSRQRITSFNDAAVRLFGWSSEEILGRSIHELVPVNARKAHVELVRNYIADPDSAPGPMSALRIVRARRKDGGSFPALISLARYQIGGEPMVTATAHDMSEIVQANEELVRLSDRLRDQLEEAYRANEAKDHFLAHMSHELRTPLNAIIGFADMLTTLGLERLGRDRSNEYVHDIKRSGEHLLSLINEILDLSKLKAGQVEATLKPTDAYGLIEEAVTTIGPAFTKKSIGLETDFRDVGTVLCDRRLALQCLLNLMSNAAKFSPEESRVAIRLHRDNQGVRFVIEDEGEGVPAKILDRVGEPFLRHDDPLTSNSQEGSGLGLAITKSLIEKQKGWLRIANGAKGGTVASIWLPSGNRVKSNRDNSLEVC
- the ahcY gene encoding adenosylhomocysteinase — its product is MAEFTDYKVADISLAGWGRREIAIAETEMPGLMAIREEYGPSKPLKGARITGCLHMTIQTAVLIETLIALGAEIRWSSCNIFSTQDQAAAAIAAAGIPVFAWKGETEEEYEWCIRQTIEGPDGWRPNMLLDDGGDLTIMMHEEFPELMKDVKGVSEETTTGVHRLYEMAKKGKLMVPAINVNDSVTKSKFDNLYGCRESLADGIRRATDVMFSGKVACVAGYGDVGKGSAQSLRNAGARVIVTEIDPICALQAAMEGYEVVTMEEAAPRADIFVTATGNKDIITVDHMRAMKDRAIVCNIGHFDNEIQVGGLRNMKWENVKPQVDEIVFPDDKRIILLAEGRLVNLGCATGHPSFVMSASFSNQTLAQIELWKNHSKYDKQVYVLPKKLDERVAELHLKKINANLSKLSEEQAAYIGVTTNGPFKTETYRY
- a CDS encoding GNAT family N-acetyltransferase encodes the protein MAVRVAAAAPRDLFEAAAVIHRAFATLTGRIDPPSAAMNETPETLAARFDRGGAVFVARLDGEIVGAVCADPKADGSLYLDRLAVDPALTGKGIARALIEAVEAFGLAQDHDRVTLGVRLLLTDNIALFRHLGYAETGRKAHPGFSEPTSMDMAKSMRPA
- a CDS encoding aminotransferase gives rise to the protein MTFTVNPDVVSVVEPPIAEARAWVDGRPPIPGKPLLDCCQAVPSYPPDEALRAHLAERARTFEAAQYAPITGTPALKSALAEHMSGFYGGSVAPANVQITAGCNQAYCLAIMALARHGDEVILPLPYYFNHQMWLDSLGVTGVHLPFRADRGGVPDPDEAATLITERTRALVLVSPNNPTGAVVPPEVIARFRDLCAERGIALVLDETYKDFLDPSEPRHTLFSDSKWGDTVVQLYSFSKVFSLTGYRVGSIIAGPRFIEQVAKLMDTMSICAARIGQDGALYALQHLWGWAAEKREMMAGRRQALLDVFSSGNLAFDLVSTGAYFAYVRHPFDGETAHAVAKRLAQEHGVLALPGTVFGPGQDPYLRLAFANLEAERMGELGDRLRGAV